A window of the Serinus canaria isolate serCan28SL12 chromosome 20, serCan2020, whole genome shotgun sequence genome harbors these coding sequences:
- the SERINC3 gene encoding serine incorporator 3 — translation MGAVLGVCSLASWIPCLCSGASCLLCRCCPNSKNSTVTRLIYAFLLLLSTALACIMLAPGMEEQLKKIPGFCDDGLHTQIPHLEGFVSCDVFVGYRAVYRVSFAMAVFFFLLSLLMIEVKTSNDPRASIHNGFWFFKIAAIVAIMVGAFYIPEGPFTRAWFWIGVSGAFCFILIQLVLLVDFAHSWNESWVEKMEEGNSKCWYAALLSCTSLFYALSLVFVILFYVFYTKPDDCTENKFFISFNMILCITVSIVSILPKVQEHQPRSGLLQSSVITLYTMYLTWAAMSNEPERTCNPSLLNIITQIAAPTAVPANATVPPATPAPPKSLQWWDAQSVVGLVIFVLCLLYSSIRSSSNSQVNKLTLSGSDTAILEDTVGTGSGTAEEGEVRRVTDNEKDGVQYSYTFFHFMLFLASLYIMMTLTNWYSPDADFKTMTSKWPAVWVKITSSWVCLLLYLWTLVAPLVLTNRDFN, via the exons aTGGGGGCCGTGCTGGGGGTCTGCTCGCTGGCCAGCTGG ATTCCCTGTCTGTGCAGCGGTGCCTCGTGTTTGCTGTGCCGATGTTGCCCCAACAGCAAGAATTCGACAGTGACACGACTTATCTatgccttcctcctcctcctcagtaCTGCGCTTGCCTGCATTATGCTGGCACCAGGCatggaagagcagctgaaaaag ATACCTGGATTTTGTGACGATGGGCTTCACACTCAGATCCCCCACTTGGAGGGCTTTGTCAGCTGTGATGTGTTTGTGGGGTACAGAGCTGTCTATCGTGTCAGCTTTGCCATGGCCGtgttcttcttcctcctctccctgctcatgATAGAAGTGAAAACAAGCAATGACCCGAGAGCTTCCATACACAATGG GTTCTGGTTCTTCAAAATAGCTGCCATCGTGGCTATCATGGTTGGAGCATTTTATATCCCTGAAGGGCCTTTCACAAGAG CTTGGTTTTGGATTGGTGTTTCTGGAGCCTTCTGCTTCATTCTTATCCAGTTGGTTCTACTTGTGGATTTTGCTCACTCTTGGAATGAGAGCTGGGTTGAGAAAATGGAAGAGGGGAATTCCAAATGCTGGTATGCAG ctctgttgTCCTGTACAAGCTTGTTCTATGCCTTGTCCCTGGTTTTTGTCATTCTCTTCTACGTTTTCTACACGAAGCCTGATGACTGCACTGAGAACAAGTTCTTCATAAGCTTTAACATGATCCTGTGCATTACTGTCTCCATTGTTTCTATCCTTCCAAAAGTTCAG GAACATCAGCCTCGCTCTGGCCTCCTCCAGTCCTCTGTCATCACACTCTACACCATGTACCTCACTTGGGCAGCCATGTCCAATGAGCCTG AAAGAACCTGTAACCCAAGTCTGCTGAACATCATCACCCAGATAGCTGCACCCACAGCTGTTCCAGCCAATGCCACTGTCCCACCTGCCACTCCTGCTCCACCCAAGTCCCTGCAGTGGTGGGATGCCCAGAGTGTTGTTGGACTGGTTATCTTTGTCCTGTGCCTCTTGTATTCCAG CATCCGCTCCTCAAGTAACAGCCAGGTGAACAAGCTGACCCTGTCTGGCAGTGACACTGCTATCCTGGaggacactgtggggacaggcaGTGGCACAGCCGAGGAGGGTGAGGTGCGCCGTGTCACGGACAACGAGAAGGATGGTGTCCAGTACAGCTACACTTTCTTCCACTTCATGCTCTTCCTCGCCTCTCTGTACATCATGATGACACTCACCAACTGGTACAG CCCTGATGCAGATTTCAAAACCATGACAAGTAAATGGCCAGCCGTGTGGGTGAAGATTACCTCCAGCTGGGTTTGTCTGCTTCTCTATCTTTGGACCTTAGTGGCTCCTCTTGTCCTTACTAATAGAGACTTCAATTAA